The following are from one region of the Littorina saxatilis isolate snail1 linkage group LG4, US_GU_Lsax_2.0, whole genome shotgun sequence genome:
- the LOC138965656 gene encoding uncharacterized protein produces MEKENLNPLEMNEGQENSESVRRSAREQKLTEKGRSYKKELLLQAFHSEHCGLLDFLTDTDSLLQQSTVDCEDMISRRQAITSRISLLRETAEKINELDDGEESTDGLLNDVANMAVSTMNKIVTATKHMNNPVRSVVSHASKRSKASSTSSQRLLAAAEAAALQAKLQSQRLEKERQEKLEQLEFEENLRRMETERTMAKMKREIEEEKIVAQLKMEEARLKVLDEPNSGSQSSQGSHTAPQRQDIMPHRRALHQIDDWNNIMPHRQASHQTYDCAQKTNLRHDTQDLHQFDGRSQKTNLRHDAQALRQIGDRSQGTNLRHEAQALHQSDTHAQRTNLNYDAPVFTPWSQTTEQFADALARAITTSRLPIPEPPIFTGDPLHYPDWIFSFTSLIENRGIAPSDKIHYLKRYLGGPAREAVSGFFMLRSDDAYRQARDILEKRFGNPFAVSEAFRTKLDAWPKVANKDKAGLRNLSDFLLQCQAAAAEVPDLKILDDVREIRKITAKLPDWIAHRWNRTTATTKRDKARYPTFQEFTQFVVEESEIVNDPVLSAEPLPAGPRPQSQRHHEQPRPPKTVLNTNGNMVSNNHNENTQTSASSTSCLFCKRQHHSMNECRDFMRKQMSERKDFVRKEGLCFGCLRPGHMSKDCTKRCDCKKCSKKHPTSLHDDNWSSNHQRPPKEMKRDDQKDTQQTDLKNGSCRKVLSNTESSLTSMAVPVFLSTDENPHQEILVYALLDTMSDSTFVLESVARDLQASSTPAALKLTTMTDTSVTVACQKYSNLRVRGFNSEKTIHLPVTYSRDHIPLDDEHIPSPETAGRWPHLSRLENVLVPKQDCAVGLLIGYNCPRALAPLNCVTGDDDQPYAVETELGWSIVGGITESFDAIGTSHRVITGEVAHSAYHPERSVTYVQKTHIKEVTTADLVKIMEQDFQELSPPDQTMSQEDKQFLKTLEEGIHQTEDGHYEMPLPFRNGEPKLPNNRQAAYHRVMALKRQFERKPQYLQHYTAFMKEIIDRGDAEKVPSDEMNDTQWYIPHHGVYHPKKPEKVRVVFDCSARYQGTCINDHLLQGPDLVNSLVGVLCRFRQGPIAFTCDVEKMYHQFRVERRHQDYLRFLWWEDGDLSKAPVDYRMKVHLFGASSSPGCANFALKRLAKDHEHLGERAANFLMNDFYVDDGLKGESTAEAAIDLLEKARLICSKGGLRLHKIVSNSNEVVNSVPESERGGAAQANKNTDLGTTALESVLGLQWCMESDSFCFKLNPKDNPLTRRGILATVASIYDPLGLIAPVVLVGRMILQEMCGGGAGWDHPIPEDLRPQWEKWMSDLQKLTDFKVPRCYLGNISSPVGVELHHFSDASLQGYGQCSYLRLRSDDGQAHCTLVMAKARVAPLKATTVPRLELQAAVLSAKTAAFLDAELDYPNITNFFWTDSKVVLGYIKNKTTRFHMYVANRVEQICQRSNPDQWHYIATSENPADHASRGLSVDELSTSNWLKGPDFLWQREITINDADIEVDPQDKEIKSATVHTTQGAKFTTFEERIRRFSSLRRAVTAVARIVMCCARKRGKEISDVEAKKRAEQNIVKCIQRESFDVSDLKSKSSPLSQLDPFLDEDGLLRVGGRIKKTSELYGVKHPLILPKNSHVSHLITAHQHEKTAHQGRSLTINAIRSAGYWILGCRRVVSSLINKCTACIRHRGKAKGQKMADLPKERVEPSPPFTYCGIDCFGPFTVKEGRKEVKRYGLLITCLAMRAVHIEVLDDMTTDAFLNGLRCFIALRGKVRMIRCDQGSNFIGAKHELKEELKKLDHKTVALRLLELDCEFKFNPPSSSHMGGIWERQIRNIRNVLTGILDNCAARLDTSCLRTLMYEAMAIVNSRPLTVENLERADGPLPLTPNHVLTMKPGIVMPPPPGVFEKEDLYLKKRWRRVQYLADTFWTRWKKEYLQTLQTRSIWQQTQDNIREGDIVLLQEDGICRTDWKTARVVKTFPGDDGRVRRVKLLMATSELDKHGKPLRQRSYLERPVHKLIVLLPKNISNND; encoded by the coding sequence ATGGAAAAGGAAAATCTGAACCCTCTTGAAATGAACGAAGGACAAGAGAACTCAGAAAGCGTCAGACGTTCTGCAAGGGAACAAAAACTGACAGAAAAGGGCAGAAGCTACAAGAAAGAACTACTTTTACAAGCCTTTCACTCTGAACATTGTGGGTTGCTGGACTTTcttactgacactgacagtctgCTACAACAGAGCACTGTGGACTGTGAAGATATGATTTCAAGGCGCCAAGCGATTACATCCCGAATCAGCCTACTGAGAGAAACTGCTGAGAAGATAAATGAATTGGATGATGGTGAAGAAAGCACTGATGGTTTGCTCAACGACGTGGCAAATATGGCAGTCTCAACCATGAACAAGATTGTTACTGCAACAAAGCACATGAATAATCCTGTACGCTCAGTAGTTTCTCATGCGTCAAAGCGATCTAAGGCCTCTTCTACTTCATCACAGAGACTTCTGGCCGCAGCTGAAGCTGCCGCTCTACAAGCCAAGCTACAGTCACAGCGTcttgagaaagaaagacaagaaaaattGGAACAGCTTGAATTTGAAGAAAATCTACGCAGAATGGAAACAGAAAGAACGATGGCAAAGATGAAAAGagaaatagaagaagaaaaaattgtgGCTCAGTTGAAAATGGAGGAAGCAAGACTGAAAGTGCTTGACGAGCCTAACAGTGGTTCACAATCAAGCCAAGGGAGCCACACTGCACCACAGAGACAAGACATTATGCCACACAGACGGGCCTTGCATCAAATTGATGATTGGAACAACATCATGCCGCATAGACAGGCCTCTCATCAGACTTATGATTGTGCTCAAAAGACAAACCTGCGCCATGACACTCAGGATTTGCATCAGTTTGATGGCCGATCGCAAAAGACAAACCTGCGCCACGACGCTCAGGCTTTGCGTCAGATTGGTGATCGCTCACAAGGAACGAACCTGCGTCATGAAGCTCAGGCCTTGCATCAGTCTGATACTCACGCACAAAGAACAAACCTGAACTATGATGCTCCAGTGTTTACTCCTTGGAGCCAAACTACCGAACAATTTGCAGATGCGCTAGCAAGGGCAATAACCACAAGTCGATTGCCTATTCCAGAGCCACCCATCTTCACTGGCGATCCACTTCACTATCctgactggattttctcattCACCTCACTGATTGAGAATAGAGGTATCGCACCGTCAGACAAAATCCACTACTTGAAACGCTACCTAGGTGGGCCGGCCAGGGAGGCCGTCAGTGGCTTTTTCATGCTCAGAAGTGACGATGCATACAGGCAAGCTCGGGATATTCTGGAAAAGAGGTTTGGCAACCCCTTTGCCGTTTCTGAAGCTTTCCGCACCAAACTGGACGCCTGGCCTAAGGTGGCTAACAAGGATAAAGCGGGCCTTCGCAACTTGTCTGACTTCCTTCTCCAGTGTCAAGCTGCAGCTGCCGAAGTACCTGACCTGAAAATTCTCGACGACGTGCGTGAGATCAGAAAGATCACAGCCAAGCTTCCAGATTGGATAGCCCACAGATGGAATCGGACAACGGCAACAACCAAGCGAGACAAGGCCAGATACCCGACGTTCCAGGAATTCACGCAATTTGTTGTCGAAGAATCTGAGATTGTGAATGACCCAGTCCTCTCCGCTGAGCCTCTACCAGCGGGTCCAAGGCCACAAAGCCAAAGGCATCATGAACAACCTCGGCCTCCGAAGACAGTCCTGAATACGAACGGCAACATGGTTTCCAACAACCACAATGAGAACACCCAGACGTCTGCATCCTCGACAAGTTGCCTGTTTTGTAAAAGGCAACATCACTCAATGAATGAGTGCAGAGACTTTATGAGAAAGCAGATGTCAGAAAGAAAGGATTTCGTCAGAAAGGAAGGCCTGTGCTTTGGGTGCCTAAGACCAGGGCACATGTCAAAGGACTGCACGAAACGGTGTGACTGCAAGAAGTGCAGCAAGAAACATCCTACGAGCCTTCATGACGACAACTGGTCGTCAAATCACCAGCGTCCTCCAAAGGAAATGAAAAGGGATGATCAGAAGGATACTCAACAAACTGATCTAAAGAATGGATCATGCAGGAAGGTTCTCTCAAATACAGAGAGCAGCTTGACGTCAATGGCTGTCCCAGTGTTTCTGTCGACAGACGAAAACCCACACCAGGAGATACTGGTCTACGCACTCCTAGATACGATGTCTGATTCTACATTTGTTCTGGAGTCCGTGGCAAGGGACTTGCAGGCCTCCTCCACACCAGCTGCTTTGAAGCTGACAACGATGACAGACACTAGCGTCACAGTGGCATGTCAGAAGTACTCAAACTTGAGGGTCAGAGGCTTCAACTCGGAGAAGACGATACACCTGCCTGTCACCTACTCAAGAGATCACATCCCGCTTGACGATGAGCACATTCCATCACCAGAAACGGCAGGCAGATGGCCACATTTGAGCAGATTGGAGAACGTCTTGGTTCCCAAACAAGACTGCGCCGTTGGGCTGTTGATTGGATATAACTGCCCGAGAGCACTGGCACCATTGAACTGTGTCACTGGAGACGATGATCAGCCATATGCAGTTGAGACAGAGCTTggttggagcatcgtcggcGGCATCACAGAAAGCTTCGATGCTATCGGAACCTCACATAGAGTGATCACAGGGGAAGTTGCTCACTCAGCTTACCACCCAGAGAGATCAGTGACCTATGTGCAGAAGACTCACATTAAAGAGGTCACGACGGCAGATCTCGTGAAAATTATGGAGCAAGACTTCCAGGAACTGAGCCCACCTGACCAAACGATGTCCCAAGAAGACAAACAATTTCTGAAGACACTTGAAGAAGGCATTCATCAAACAGAGGATGGACATTATGAAATGCCACTTCCCTTCAGAAATGGCGAGCCAAAGCTGCCCAACAATCGACAAGCAGCCTATCATAGAGTCATGGCTCTAAAACGGCAGTTTGAAAGAAAACCTCAGTACCTACAACACTACACAGCCTTTATGAAGGAAATCATTGACAGAGGGGATGCGGAGAAGGTCCCAAGTGATGAAATGAACGACACTCAGTGGTATATCCCCCATCATGGAGTATACCACCCCAAAAAGCCAGAAAAGGTCAGAGTAGTCTTCGACTGCAGCGCTCGATACCAAGGGACTTGTATCAACGATCATCTGCTTCAGGGCCCTGACCTCGTCAACTCACTGGTGGGAGTCCTTTGCAGATTCAGACAAGGCCCCATCGCCTTCACATGCGATGTGGAGAAAATGTACCACCAGTTCCGGGTGGAAAGACGACACCAAGACTATCTACGGTTTCTGTGGTGGGAGGATGGAGACCTCTCCAAGGCTCCAGTCGATTATCGCATGAAAGTCCACTTGTTTGGTGCATCGTCCTCACCTGGATGCGCCAATTTCGCACTGAAGCGACTTGCCAAAGACCACGAACACCTGGGAGAAAGGGCTGCAAATTTTCTCATGAACGATTTCTACGTGGACGATGGCCTGAAGGGAGAGTCCACAGCTGAAGCAGCCATTGATCTGCTCGAAAAGGCCAGGCTCATCTGTTCAAAAGGCGGTCTGAGGCTACACAAGATTGTTTCAAACAGCAATGAGGTCGTGAACAGCGTTCCAGAGTCTGAGCGCGGGGGTGCTGCTCAAGCCAACAAAAACACGGACCTTGGTACCACCGCACTTGAGAGCGTCCTGGGGCTGCAGTGGTGTATGGAATCAGACAGCTTCTGCTTCAAGCTGAACCCAAAAGACAACCCACTGACACGACGTGGAATTTTGGCCACTGTAGCATCAATCTACGACCCCTTGGGCCTCATTGCACCTGTAGTCCTAGTGGGAAGGATGATTCTCCAAGAAATGTGTGGAGGCGGAGCTGGTTGGGACCACCCTATCCCTGAAGACCTCCGCCCACAATGGGAGAAATGGATGAGTGACCTGCAAAAGCTCACAGACTTCAAAGTCCCAAGATGTTACCTGGGGAACATCAGCTCGCCAGTCGGAGTTGAACTTCACCACTTCTCCGATGCCTCGCTGCAAGGTTACGGGCAGTGCTCATACTTGCGCCTGAGAAGTGACGACGGCCAAGCACACTGCACTCTTGTCATGGCAAAGGCCCGAGTAGCTCCACTGAAGGCAACAACAGTTCCAAGATTGGAACTTCAGGCAGCTGTACTATCAGCGAAGACGGCAGCTTTTCTGGATGCTGAACTTGACTACCCAAACATCACTAACTTCTTCTGGACTGATTCAAAGGTGGTTTTGGGATACATCAAAAACAAGACAACAAGATTCCACATGTATGTCGCGAACAGAGTGGAACAGATTTGCCAAAGGTCCAATCCTGACCAGTGGCACTACATTGCAACATCAGAGAATCCAGCAGACCATGCCTCTCGTGGATTGTCAGTGGATGAGTTGTCCACATCAAACTGGCTAAAAGGACCAGATTTTCTCTGGCAAAGGGAAATCACAATAAATGACGCAGACATTGAAGTGGACCCTCAGGACAAAGAAATCAAGAGCGCAACAGTCCACACTACACAAGGGGCAAAGTTCACTACCTTTGAAGAGAGAATCAGGAGATTCTCCAGCCTCAGACGCGCAGTCACAGCTGTTGCCAGAATCGTCATGTGCTGTGCACGCAAACGGGGAAAGGAGATCTCGGATGTCGAAGCCAAGAAGAGAGCTGAACAGAACATTGTCAAATGTATCCAAAGAGAGAGCTTTGACGTCAGTGATCTGAAGTCGAAGTCGAGCCCGCTCAGCCAGCTTGACCCATTTCTTGACGAAGACGGCCTGCTGCGAGTTGGAGGCAGAATCAAGAAGACTTCAGAACTCTATGGCGTAAAACACCCCTTGATCCTGCCGAAAAACAGCCACGTGTCTCACCTCATCACTGCACATCAACATGAAAAGACAGCCCACCAAGGTCGGAGCCTGACAATAAACGCAATCCGCTCTGCCGGATATTGGATCCTGGGATGCAGAAGAGTTGTCTCGTCACTTATCAACAAGTGCACAGCCTGCATCAGACATCGTGGAAAGGCGAAAGGCCAAAAGATGGCTGACCTCCCAAAGGAAAGAGTAGAGCCATCTCCGCCATTCACCTACTGTGGAATAGACTGTTTTGGACCCTTCACTGTGAAGGAAGGCCGTAAGGAAGTCAAGCGATACGGACTTTTGATCACATGTTTGGCCATGAGAGCAGTACACATTGAGGTACTCGATGACATGACAACCGATGCATTTCTGAATGGCCTCAGATGTTTCATCGCTCTCAGAGGCAAGGTCCGAATGATACGCTGTGACCAAGGCTCAAACTTCATTGGGGCGAAACATGAGCTAAAAGAAGAACTGAAGAAGCTGGACCACAAAACAGTCGCACTTCGATTGCTTGAGCTGGACTGCGAATTCAAGTTCAACCCCCCATCATCCAGCCACATGGGTGGAATTTGGGAAAGGCAGATACGCAACATCCGCAACGTCCTTACAGGCATTCTGGACAACTGTGCTGCTAGACTCGACACATCCTGCCTAAGAACACTGATGTACGAGGCGATGGCTATCGTCAATAGCAGACCATTGACTGTGGAAAATCTTGAAAGAGCAGACGGCCCACTGCCCTTGACGCCTAACCATGTCCTAACCATGAAGCCTGGCATTGTCATGCCTCCTCCTCCTGGAGTCTTCGAGAAGGAAGACCTGTACCTGAAGAAGCGATGGCGGCGAGTGCAGTACCTTGCAGACACTTTCTGGACCAGATGGAAGAAGGAATACCTGCAAACTCTGCAAACCAGAAGCATCTGGCAACAAACGCAGGACAACATCCGGGAAGGTGACATTGTCCTACTCCAAGAAGATGGGATCTGCAGGACAGACTGGAAAACAGCCAGGGTTGTGAAAACCTTTCCCGGCGATGACGGACGTGTCAGAAGGGTGAAACTACTCATGGCAACCTCTGAACTTGATAAACATGGAAAACCTCTGCGCCAGAGGTCCTACCTGGAAAGACCAGTTCACAAACTTATTGTTCTTCTCCCAAAGAACATTTCGAACAATGATTAG
- the LOC138965218 gene encoding probable cytochrome P450 CYP44: protein MYREKYGMSPGLGNSNDEEWSRLRGAVRQLMMKPKNVEPFLPAVDRVTLDFVSHLRRLRDHSNQVPNFATQLGRWSLESSGMSCFDTRLGYLSEEGEKDAVEILEANSTAFDINTRLNVSLPFHKYISTPKWRRLCAAEDVLNRALQKHLTAALGRLKEKTDSEIVGENELIFLRYLMSREELTMRDVTILTLSLLTDGLTATKPTLLFTLYLLASNPAVQDRAYHEVNSVAPHHSAPLTVQSVSNMTYIRACIKESVRMLPTPNEVSRIAKKDMVLGGYHIPAGTSLHLNNLVLFREPEFFSEPDTYMPERWLRDSSGEKHHPFIVIPFSHGPRMCVGRRFAEQDMAILLTRILQNFRLEWHHPPMGLRFVTLNVPDCPSQYTLLDR, encoded by the exons ATGTATCGGGAGAAGTATGGCATGTCCCCAGGTCTCGGAAACAG CAATGACGAGGAGTGGTCCAGACTGCGCGGCGCTGTACGGCAGCTTATGATGAAACCCAAGAACGTCGAGCCGTTTCTTCCAGCCGTCGACCGTGTTACGCTCGACTTCGTCTCCCATCTCAGACGTCTGCGTGATCATAGCAACCAGGTGCCAAACTTCGCAACTCAGCTTGGGAGATGGTCCCTTGAGT CGTCAGGCATGAGTTGTTTTGACACCCGACTGGGTTACCTCAGcgaggagggagagaaagacgcCGTTGAGATACTGGAAGCCAACAGCACGGCCTTTGACATCAACACTCGACTCAACGTCAGTCTTCCGTTTCACAAATACATATCCACACCCAAGTGGAGGAGGCTTTGTGCCGCGGAGGACGTATTGAACAG AGCCTTACAGAAACACCTAACGGCAGCCCTGGGGCGGCTGAAAGAGAAGACGGACAGCGAAATTGTTGGAGAAAATGAGCTGATCTTCTTACGATATCTCATGTCGCGGGAAGAGCTGACCATGCGTGACGTCACCATTCTCACGCTCTCCTTGTTAACTGACGGTTTGACTGCT ACGAAACCCACGTTGCTGTTCACGCTGTACCTGCTGGCCAGCAACCCCGCAGTGCAGGACAGAGCGTACCACGAGGTCAACAGTGTGGCCCCCCACCACTCCGCCCCCCTCACTGTCCAGTCCGTCAGCAACATGACCTACATCAGGGCTTGCATTAAGGAGAGCGTCAG AATGTTGCCCACGCCCAACGAAGTGAGTCGTATCGCGAAGAAAGACATGGTGCTCGGAGGTTACCACATACCAGCTGGG ACTTCTCTCCATCTGAACAACCTGGTACTGTTCCGGGAACCTGAGTTCTTCAGCGAGCCAGATAcctacatgccagagagatggCTGCGGGACAGTTCGGGAGAGAAACACCATCCTTTTATTGTTATTCCTTTCAGTCACGGCCCTCGAATGTGTGTTG GTCGACGTTTTGCAGAGCAGGATATGGCAATTCTGTTGACTCGCATTCTGCAGAATTTTCGTCTCGAGTGGCACCATCCCCCCATGGGTTTGCGATTTGTGACCTTGAACGTCCCGGACTGCCCTTCTCAGTACACATTGCTTGACCGCTGA